The following DNA comes from Cryobacterium psychrophilum.
CTGTAGCCGGTTCACCGGCAGATACGCCTGCGTGTACTCGAAGCCAGCGGCCAGCTCTTCGTTGTACCCCACGCCGAGTCCGGGGTTGTTGCCCGGGTGAAGCAGTCCGTTCTCAAAGATATAGCTCGTGTCGAACACCGAGAGTGTGTCCTCGGAGTGCTTCATGTATTCCTGAATACCGAAGTTGTGAATGGCCAGGTCGAGGTGCAGGGCTGCGGCCTGTCCGACCGGCGAGATGTCGGTCGGTCCGTGGAATCCGGACTTGATCTGGTAAATGGCGGCGAAGTCCATGATCTTCTTCAGGGCGCTAATTCCCCCCGTGTGCGTCACGGCACTGCGCACGTAGTCGATGAGCTGCTCGGTGATGAGTGTCTGGTAGTCGAAGACGGTGTTGAAGATCTCGCCGATGGCGAGCGGCGTTGTGGTCTGGGCGCGCACCCGCCGCAGGGCTTCCTGGTTTTCGGCGGGCGTGCAGTCCTCCAGCCAGAAGAGGTCGTAGGGCTCGAGTGACTTGCCCAGAATTGCGGCTTCGTTGGGTGTGAGTCGGTGGTGCCCGTCATGCAGCAGCGGCAGGTCGTGACCGAACTCCTCGCGGACGGCCGCAAAGATCGTGGGGATATGCCGCAGATAGGCGCGGCTGTCCCATGCCTCCTCCGTGGGAATCGAGGTGCGCCTGGCCGGTTCGTAGTCGTAGCGTTCGCCCGGTTTCTGATTGGAGGCCACTCCGTAGACCTGTCCGAGGCCCGGCACTCCGGTCTGAACGCGGATCGCCTTGAATCCCTGGTCCAGGTGATTTTGGATGGAGGCGAACAGCGAAGGCAGGTCCGAGCCGGAGGCATGGCCGTAGGCAAGGGCACCGGTTCGGGAGGCGCCTCCGAGCAGCTGGTACACCGGTTGGCCGGTCACCTTGCCCTTGATATCCCACAGGGCCACGTCAACGGCGGCGATCGCGGCCATGGTGACGGGACCGCGGCGCCAGTACGCCCCGCGGTAGAGGTACTGCCAGGTGTCTTCGATGTTCTGCGGGTCCCGGCCGATCAACAGGGGAACGATATGTTCCCGCAGGTAGGCCACAACCGAGAGTTCGCGCCCGTTCAGCGTGGCATCGCCGAGGCCGGTCACGCCGTCCGAGGTGGTGATGCGGAGGGTGACGAAGTTTCGTCCGGGACTCGTGACGAAGACCTCGGCGCGTTCAATGACGCTCATCGCGCGGCTCTTTCCTGTTGGGGGGTCTGTGCTGGTGTGCTCGCGGTCTCGCCCGCATCCCGGCGTTTGTAGGCCAGGAGGGGAAGCGTATAGGCGAGGTCGATGGCGGTTTCGGTTGCCTCATCGAAGCTGAGGCGATGTTCGGCGACCAGCTTGGCGAGGTATCCGGCGTCGATGCGCCGGGAGAGATCGTGACGCGCCGGAATAGAGGTGAATGCCCGGGTGTCGTCGACAAAGCCGCTCGTGTTGTAGAAGCCGGCCGTTTCGGTGACGAGCTCGCGGAAACGCGCCATGCCGCCGGGGGAATCGAGGAACCACCATGGTGCCCCGAGGCGCACGGAGGGATACGCGCCGGCAAGCGGAGCGAGTTCGCGCGAGTACACGGTCTCGTCGATCGTGAAGAGAATGATCCGAAAACGAGGGTCGAGCCCGAAAGCGTTCAGCAGGGGGTGGATTCCCCGTGTGTAGTCGATCGCACGCGGAATATCGAAGCCGTGATCGGGCCCGAACGTCTGCGCGATCTCGTCCGAGTGGTCGCGCTGCACCCCCGGGTGCAGTTGCATGACGAGTCCGTCCTCAACCGACATGCGCGCGCTCTCGAAGAGCATGTTCGCGGCGAACGCTGCGCCCTTCGCGGCATCGACGGGGCATTGGAGGGCTTCGGCGAAGATTCGCTCGGCATCCGAAGCCGACAGCGGGGTCGTGTCGGCGCTCAGGTGACCGTGATCCGTCGCGAGCGCACCCGCTGCCACGAACGCGAAGCGCCGCTCCTGCACCGCGGCGAGAAAGCTCCGGTAGTCGGTAATGTCGGTGCCGTTGCGGGTGGCGAGCGAGCGAATCGATGCTCTCCAGCCTGCACGGTCGGGGTAGAAGATTCCGTCGGGTCGGAAGGTGGGAATGACGCGCGCGCCCCAACCGTCGGCGGCCAGCGCTGCGTGCTCGCTCAGGTCGGAATCGGGCGCATCCGTTGTGCTCAGGACCTCGATATTGAACCGGTTAAACAGCTCTCGGATACGAAATTCCGGCCTGGCGAGGGTGGCCGAGAGCTGGTCGTAGATCGCGTCGGCGCTCGCCGCGGAGGGCTCTTCGGTGATCCCGAAGACCTCCACGAGCTCGTGCTCCATCCAGTAGCGCGTGGGGGTGCCCCGAAACAGCTTCCAGTTTTCGGCGAACCGACGCCACACAGCGCGATGGTCCGTCTCGTACCCGGCCGCAGGATCGAGGGGGCGCACACCGAGGTCCTCGGTGCGCAGGCCCTGAGATACGAGCATGCGCACGAGGTAGTGGTCCGGAATGATCAGCAGCTCGGCGGGGTCACCGAAGGCGTCGTTGCGATCAATAGCGCCGACGTCGATGTGGCCGTGCATCGAGATGATCGGCAGCTCGGCACTGCTCGCGTAGATCTCCCTGGCGATTTCTCGCTGCAGGGGGTCGGTGGGGAGCGCCCGGTCGGGATGAAGTCTCCATGTCGGCTTCGCCATTCTCTGCCTCCTCCTCGAAACAAAACAAAAGTTGTTGCAGTTCACGAGCGGCACGGGGTCCGATCGGTTTGAACCAACTATATGCACGCATTGCGGCCCGGCGCGAGGGAATGGTTGCCGCTAGGCCGTCAAATCTTGCCCTCATCATATTGGCACTTGACGAAACACTGCAAAGCTTTGCAGACTTGTCTTGTGCTCGAACATCGTCAGATGCGAAGAGGGTGGTGCCCAACATGTCTGTGACAATTCGTGATGTCGCCCGTGTCGCCGGAGTCTCCATCTCCACGGTCTCCCGCGCCCTGGCCAACCCGGAGCAGGTCGCCGAGGCCACGCGCCACCAGGTGCAGGAAACGGCTCGAACCATGGGCTACCGGCCAAACCGCAACGCTCGCGCGCTCATCACCGGGCGTACCGGGAGCATTGGCCTCGTCGTGCCCGATTTGGAAAACCCGTTCTTCGGCTCAATTTGCAAGGGGGTGCAGGCCCGCGCCCGCGCCGCCGGCTACGCCGTGTTCATCGCCGACACCGACGAGGACGCCACGCTGGAGGACGAGGTCGTGCGAAGCCTGGGGAAACAGGTCGACGGCGTCATTCTCTGCTCGCCGCGCGGTTCCGACGAGAACGTGGCGAAAGCGGCTGAGGACGGTGCCCTCATTGTGATCAACCGCACGCTGGCCGACATTTCGTCAATCACGTTTGACAACAGTGGCGGAGCGCGATCGGTCATGCGCCATCTCGTAGCCCTGGGGCATCGCCGAATCGCCTACGCGGCCGGGCCGCTCAACTCCTGGTCCAACCGGGAACGGGCGCTGGCCCTCCGCGAATATACGGCCGAGACCGCTGGCATTGAGCTCGTCGAAATCGGAAATTTTCCGCCAGTGTTCGCCGGTGGGGTCCAGGCGGCAGACCTCGCGATCGCGAGCGGCGCGACGGCCATCGTTGCCTTCAACGACCTCGTTGCCGCAGGACTCGTGGATCGCCTGCGTCATCGCGGCCTGAGCGTTCCGGGCGATATCAGCGTGGCCGGCTTCGACAACGTGCCAATGTCCGCCCTGGTCTGGCCCAACCTCACCACGGTGGATTCTCCGCGCATCCAGATGGGGCGAGCCAGCGTTGATGCCCTGCTTGACACCGTGCTGGGCCGTTCCACGGCGCCCCCATCAAATCTTGAGATCCCCGTGGAGCTCGTCGTGCGGCAGTCAACCGGCGTGGTTCGTAGGGCCTGGAGAATCCATGACGAGTGAAACCGCATCCGAACGCCTGTCCCTTGCGACCCTGATCCGACTCGCCGGCACCAGTGCCTCGGTCACTCTGCCGGCTATCGACCCGGCGGGCTTATCGATCGGTATCGTGCACTTGGGTATCGGAGCCTTCCACCGCGCGCACCAGGCGGTCTTCACAGAGGATGCTGCCGCGGCTGCGGGGGAGACGAACTGGGGAATTCTCGGGGTCACGGGCCGATCAGAATCGGTCGTCGACCAATTGCGCCCACAGGATTGCCTGTACGGCGTGCTGCAGAAGGGCGCAGAGCACACGTCGTTGCGGGTCGTGGGATCGGTGCGCGAGGTCGCATGGCCGGGCCGCGACTCCCAACTGGTTGTCGAGACACTTGCCAGGCCGACGACGCACATCGCGACGCTCACCATCACCGAAAAGGGCTACCTCCGAGCCGCCGACGGCCGCATCGACCTTGATCTGCCAGCGGTGCAGCACGATCGTGACCTCGTCAACAGCGAGTTGCGCGGCGAGCCCCGCCTTCACGGTGACGAGGCCTTCCCTGCCTCCCACACGCCCATCGGCTTGCTCGTTCGCGGGCTGGCGCGCCGCTTCCGTGAGAACGCGAGGCCCTTCACCCTGCTCTCCTGCGACAACCTCGTCGACAACGGCTCGGTCACCGGCGCCGTCGTCGGATCGCTCGTGGCGGCGCTCGAACCCTCGACAACGCGCGACGAGTTCGAGGCGTGGCTCAAGGCATCCGTCACATTCCCCTCGAGCATGGTCGACCGCATCTCGCCGGCCACAACGGACGCCGACCGTGCGGAGGCGGCGCAGCTGCTGGGCCTGGGGGACGCCGCCCTGGTCGTGGCCGAACCGTTCATTCAGTGGGTGATCGAAGACAACTTTGGGGGTCCGAGGCCCGCCTGGGAGAAGGCTGGGGCTATTCTGACAACGGATGTGTCCCCCTACGAGCGTACGAAGCTGCGCATCTTGAATTCCACCCATTCGCTGCTCGCCTACCTCGGCGCGCTGAAGGGCTACGCCACAATCGCACAGGCGATTGCTGATCCAGTCCTGCGGGCCGCGGCACGGTGTGTCATTGACGAAGATATTCTTCCGACTTTGGAGACGCCGCCGGGCCTCGACCTGGCGGAATACAGCGATAGCGTGCTTGAACGTTTCACCAACCCGAACCTGCCGCACACCACCGTGCAGGTGGCAATGGACGGCTCGCAGAAACTCCCCACCCGCATCCTGGGTACCGTCGTGGATTGCCTGGCCGCTGCACACACGCCCGAGGGGCTCGCCCTGACCGTGGCGGCATGGATCACCTTCGTTGTTTCGACGCTGACCGTGCACGGAACCCGCCTCGATGACCCGCTCGCCGAGCTACTGCAGAAAACGGCGGCGCGTGCCGACGCGATCGCCGAGGACCCCGTCGGGCTCGTAGAACGTTTTCTGGCCCTGGAGCAGATCTTCCCCGCCGACGTGCGCGAGTCGGCCGCCTTCCGCGACGCGATCGTGCGGCAGCTCGGGAGGGTGCAGGAACTCATCGCGGCGAGCTGATCGCACGTGATCGTTGCAGGCGGGCAGGCGGGCAGGCGTGACGTGAAGGGCTCTCGTGGACTGGCTACGCGTTCCTGCCGCACCGCACGAGCGGTCTGTTCCCCGGTTCTTAGAAGGGGGTGTCGGTGGCGTAGGTGAGGGGTTGGGCCCAGTGGTCGATTCGGGGTTTTTTGACCGGGGGTGGGGTGAGGTCTGGGGGTAGGAGTGGTGGCCGGATTCTGCTGGCGGGGTGGGTGGCGTAGTGTTTGCCGGCGGGGCTGGTCCAGGTGAGGGTTCCCTGGTCGTTTTGGCTCACGTCCCAGCCGGTTTCGTGCTTGAGTTTGTGCGATCGGCCGCAGAGCGCGGCGAGGTTGCTGAAGGTGGTTTCACCGCCGAACTGCCATGCCGTGGTGTGGTCCATGTCGCAGTGCCGGGCTCTTCTGTTGCAGCCGACGAAACGGCAGGTCTCGTCGCGCACCTCCAGGTAGCGACGGAGGGCTTTGGGCACCCGGTAGGTGTCGCGGCCGAAGGAGAGCATCGCGCCGGTCTCGGGGTGGATGAGGATGCGGTGAAACCCGGTGGCAGTGCCGGCGAGTCGGCGTGCGGTCTCGGGGTCGATCGGCCCGAATCCTTCGAGCATGGCGGGTTCGTCGCCTTTGCCCATCAGGGTGAGGATGGGGATGGTGACGTACACGTTGCCGACGACGCCGGCGCCGAGCCCGGTTTCGGTGACGCCCTTCAGCAGCAGGTCGACGGCCACGTCGCAGCGCAGCTGCGGCAGGGTGCGCTCCTCACCGGTGACGCGGAGGCTGCGCGCCATCGCTTCGACCCGGTCGTTGATGGCGCTGGCATCATCGTTGGTCAGGGTCATTTCGAGGTACGCCATGCCGTCACGGGCCGGATGCACCCCGAAACAGCGGTCTTTGACGGCGGTGGTGTGCCGGGCCCGGCTTGTCTCCGGGTGGGAGAGTTCCCGCAGGGTGATGGCCTTCTTCTTCAGTTGCGGCACCGTGAGGGTCTCGGCGTCGGTGAGCACCTCCGTCTCGTAAGTGTCCATCGCTGAGTCGGGCAACGCTAGGGCGTTGTCGATGATGACCTGCGCGTGCCGGTAACTGATGTCCCCGTCCAGCAGCGCCCGGTGTGTGCGCGGCAGGTTGTACTGGAGCAGCTCACTCTCGGTGAGCAGGTTCCGCGCGGATCCCTCGGGAAGCTTCAGCAGTGCGGCGAGCTCGGCGATGAATCCTTCGTGTGCGGCCGTCGCATCGGACCACTGAAACTCGGTGAGGTCGTGCGACCCGTTGGGCCGCCCGGACTGCGCGGTGCTCGTTGTCCACCGGTGCGCGTCCGCGATGACGACCGCGCGGGCGGCGTGAGCCATGTTGATCAGCCGGTCGAACGCGGTAATACTGTCGAGTAGTACGGCCTGGGCGTTGTCGATCACCCGGCGAATGCGCGCAACGTCAGACGGACGAACGTCACCGTTCGTAATGGCCAGCATTGGCTTCACCGGGGTCGTCAGGGGTGTCGGGTCGGGTGCAGTTGCGGGTGTGTCGGGCGGGACGGGGCCCGCGGCATCCTCTTCTGGAGGCACTTCTTCGTTGTTCTCCATAACCCAATTCAAGCAGACACCACCGACATTCCTGATTCCTGCTCAGGTTCCGATTCCACCAGCAGCGTGGGCGTGAGCGAGGTCGTCTGCGCGCGGGCGGCTAGGCTTGCATGTGCCCTACGGCGCCGGGGCGCTGGCGGCTGGGGCCGAACTGTGAGGAACAACACCTATGACTGCACTGCCCCGCCTGGTGGCCTTTGATCTCGACGACACCCTCGCTGCGTCGAAGTCCCCGCTCGACCCGCGCATGGCCGCCCTCTTGGTGCGCCTGCTCGACGTGGCCGTGGTGTGCGTCATCTCCGGCGGTAACTTCTCGCAGTTCAGAATGCAGCTCGTTGACAACCTCGAGAACGTCTCCGATGAGGCGCTCACCGGCCTGCATCTGCTGCCCACGTGCGGCACGCAGTACTACCGTCATTCCAAGGGCGACTGGACCCAGGTGTACGCGGAGAACCTCAGTGACGACGAGAAGTCCCGGGCACTCGCCGCCGTGGAGGCCGCAGCGCGCGAGCTCGGCTACTGGGAGTCCGACACCTGGGGTCCGATTCTCGAAGACCGCGGCTCACAGATCACCTTCTCGGCGCTCGGGCAGTCCGCCCCGGTAGCCAGGAAGGTGCAGTGGGATCCGACCGGGGAGAAGAAGAATTCCCTGCGTGAGAAGGTTCAGGCCCTGCTGCCCGACCTCGAAGTGCGGTCGGGAGGATCGACATCCGTGGATATCACCCGCCGCGGCATCGACAAGGCCTACGGTATGAAGCGCCTCGCGGTACTGACCGGCGTGCCGCTCTCGGACATGCTGTTCATTGGTGACCGCCTCGATGAGAACGGCAATGACTACCCCGTGAAGGTTCTCGGTGTCGAGTGCGTGGCTGTTGAAGGTTGGGAAGACACTGCGGCCTACCTCGAGACGCTCATTCCCACGCTCGCCGCGGGGGCCTAGACCTTAGCGGGCTGTTAGAGAACGGTGCTGGCGTGCCATTCGGCACGGTGATCACGGCAGCAGAATCGTAGCGC
Coding sequences within:
- the manD gene encoding D-mannonate dehydratase ManD, with translation MSVIERAEVFVTSPGRNFVTLRITTSDGVTGLGDATLNGRELSVVAYLREHIVPLLIGRDPQNIEDTWQYLYRGAYWRRGPVTMAAIAAVDVALWDIKGKVTGQPVYQLLGGASRTGALAYGHASGSDLPSLFASIQNHLDQGFKAIRVQTGVPGLGQVYGVASNQKPGERYDYEPARRTSIPTEEAWDSRAYLRHIPTIFAAVREEFGHDLPLLHDGHHRLTPNEAAILGKSLEPYDLFWLEDCTPAENQEALRRVRAQTTTPLAIGEIFNTVFDYQTLITEQLIDYVRSAVTHTGGISALKKIMDFAAIYQIKSGFHGPTDISPVGQAAALHLDLAIHNFGIQEYMKHSEDTLSVFDTSYIFENGLLHPGNNPGLGVGYNEELAAGFEYTQAYLPVNRLQRDGTMHDW
- the uxaC gene encoding glucuronate isomerase, with product MAKPTWRLHPDRALPTDPLQREIAREIYASSAELPIISMHGHIDVGAIDRNDAFGDPAELLIIPDHYLVRMLVSQGLRTEDLGVRPLDPAAGYETDHRAVWRRFAENWKLFRGTPTRYWMEHELVEVFGITEEPSAASADAIYDQLSATLARPEFRIRELFNRFNIEVLSTTDAPDSDLSEHAALAADGWGARVIPTFRPDGIFYPDRAGWRASIRSLATRNGTDITDYRSFLAAVQERRFAFVAAGALATDHGHLSADTTPLSASDAERIFAEALQCPVDAAKGAAFAANMLFESARMSVEDGLVMQLHPGVQRDHSDEIAQTFGPDHGFDIPRAIDYTRGIHPLLNAFGLDPRFRIILFTIDETVYSRELAPLAGAYPSVRLGAPWWFLDSPGGMARFRELVTETAGFYNTSGFVDDTRAFTSIPARHDLSRRIDAGYLAKLVAEHRLSFDEATETAIDLAYTLPLLAYKRRDAGETASTPAQTPQQERAAR
- a CDS encoding LacI family DNA-binding transcriptional regulator, producing MSVTIRDVARVAGVSISTVSRALANPEQVAEATRHQVQETARTMGYRPNRNARALITGRTGSIGLVVPDLENPFFGSICKGVQARARAAGYAVFIADTDEDATLEDEVVRSLGKQVDGVILCSPRGSDENVAKAAEDGALIVINRTLADISSITFDNSGGARSVMRHLVALGHRRIAYAAGPLNSWSNRERALALREYTAETAGIELVEIGNFPPVFAGGVQAADLAIASGATAIVAFNDLVAAGLVDRLRHRGLSVPGDISVAGFDNVPMSALVWPNLTTVDSPRIQMGRASVDALLDTVLGRSTAPPSNLEIPVELVVRQSTGVVRRAWRIHDE
- a CDS encoding mannitol dehydrogenase family protein, whose amino-acid sequence is MTSETASERLSLATLIRLAGTSASVTLPAIDPAGLSIGIVHLGIGAFHRAHQAVFTEDAAAAAGETNWGILGVTGRSESVVDQLRPQDCLYGVLQKGAEHTSLRVVGSVREVAWPGRDSQLVVETLARPTTHIATLTITEKGYLRAADGRIDLDLPAVQHDRDLVNSELRGEPRLHGDEAFPASHTPIGLLVRGLARRFRENARPFTLLSCDNLVDNGSVTGAVVGSLVAALEPSTTRDEFEAWLKASVTFPSSMVDRISPATTDADRAEAAQLLGLGDAALVVAEPFIQWVIEDNFGGPRPAWEKAGAILTTDVSPYERTKLRILNSTHSLLAYLGALKGYATIAQAIADPVLRAAARCVIDEDILPTLETPPGLDLAEYSDSVLERFTNPNLPHTTVQVAMDGSQKLPTRILGTVVDCLAAAHTPEGLALTVAAWITFVVSTLTVHGTRLDDPLAELLQKTAARADAIAEDPVGLVERFLALEQIFPADVRESAAFRDAIVRQLGRVQELIAAS
- a CDS encoding HNH endonuclease signature motif containing protein, with the translated sequence MENNEEVPPEEDAAGPVPPDTPATAPDPTPLTTPVKPMLAITNGDVRPSDVARIRRVIDNAQAVLLDSITAFDRLINMAHAARAVVIADAHRWTTSTAQSGRPNGSHDLTEFQWSDATAAHEGFIAELAALLKLPEGSARNLLTESELLQYNLPRTHRALLDGDISYRHAQVIIDNALALPDSAMDTYETEVLTDAETLTVPQLKKKAITLRELSHPETSRARHTTAVKDRCFGVHPARDGMAYLEMTLTNDDASAINDRVEAMARSLRVTGEERTLPQLRCDVAVDLLLKGVTETGLGAGVVGNVYVTIPILTLMGKGDEPAMLEGFGPIDPETARRLAGTATGFHRILIHPETGAMLSFGRDTYRVPKALRRYLEVRDETCRFVGCNRRARHCDMDHTTAWQFGGETTFSNLAALCGRSHKLKHETGWDVSQNDQGTLTWTSPAGKHYATHPASRIRPPLLPPDLTPPPVKKPRIDHWAQPLTYATDTPF
- a CDS encoding HAD-IIB family hydrolase, with amino-acid sequence MTALPRLVAFDLDDTLAASKSPLDPRMAALLVRLLDVAVVCVISGGNFSQFRMQLVDNLENVSDEALTGLHLLPTCGTQYYRHSKGDWTQVYAENLSDDEKSRALAAVEAAARELGYWESDTWGPILEDRGSQITFSALGQSAPVARKVQWDPTGEKKNSLREKVQALLPDLEVRSGGSTSVDITRRGIDKAYGMKRLAVLTGVPLSDMLFIGDRLDENGNDYPVKVLGVECVAVEGWEDTAAYLETLIPTLAAGA